The Melitaea cinxia chromosome 22, ilMelCinx1.1, whole genome shotgun sequence genome segment TAGCGGGCTTAGACTGGGATGAAGAATTGACTCCAGAGTTGAAAGCTGAATGGTTGACTTACATTGAAAATTTTGCAAATGCACAAACCATTGAGCTTCCACGCTGGCTCTTCATTTCAAATGTAACGTCTGAAATTGAACTTCATGGATTTTGTGATGCATCTTGTGTTGCTTATGCTTGTGTTGTGTACCTCAGAGTTCGGGATGGTGACAAAGTTAATATTCGTTTGATTGCTGCCAAATCACGGGTAGCTCCTGTAAAACAAGTATCACTACCTCGTCTTGAACTTTGTGGTGCAGTATTACTGGCTAGGATGCTAAGAGTATTGATACTGGAATTAAAGATTGATAAAAGTAATGTGTACGCTTGGACAGATTCTACCATCGTTTTGGCTTGGTTGCGGAAAACTCCTAATAACTGGTCTACTTTTGTTGCTAATCGCACGGCTGAAATTTTGACTTGTACAAATAGCTCTCAATGGCATCACATTCCCTCTATTTGTAATCCTGCTGATGTAGCCTCGCGTGGAATTAATCCAATTGAATTACAGCAGTCAGAACTATGGTGGAATGGCcctacatttttaaaacaaccaACTGTTATTGCAAATGATAGTCACATTCCTGAAAcaaatttagaattaaaaacaaaggTACTTACTCATGtttgtttaaatgaaaattttattgattcttATCTGTATAAATTCTCAAACCTTTCCAAATTAGTCCGTGTGACAGCATATTGTCAGAGAttcatacaaaattgtaaacttAAAGGGCAAAGGAATATTAGTTCATTTTTAACTGCAACTGAACTAAAAAGTTCATTAAatctttgtattaaattatcacaacacaaatattttgaaattgaaattgatTGTTTGTCACAAGGGAAATGTGTCCCTAAGAAAAGTAAATTGTATACTCTTAATCCTTACCTTGATAAAGATCAAATTGTAAGAGTGGGTGGGCGACTCCGCAATGCAGAAATACCTCCTTATCAAAAGTCACCTATTGTTTTAAGTCACAATTGTCAACTATCCAAATTAATAACTATTGATGCTCACATAAGGACACTGCATGGAGGTCATCAACTCACATTAAACTATATAAGACAAAAATACTGGATATTTAGAGTTAAAAACTTAaccaaaattgttattaaaaaatgtattcctTGTTTTAAACAAAGCGCTGTACCTCACTTTCCATTTATGGGTAATCTACCTCACTATAGAGTACGGCCTGATCGTCCCTTCAGGACTACAGGCACAGACTTTGCAGGACCTTTTAGCTTAAAACTGTACCCAGGTAGATGTAAAAAACTTTGTAAAGCTTATATTTGTCTTTTTGTGTGTACTGTAACAAAAGCCATTCACCTGGAAGTAGTAAGTGACTTGACCTCTTCTGCCTTTATAGCCGCGTTTAAAAGATTTACAGCTCGACGTGGTCACTGTAAGGATATGTGGAGTGACTGCGGTACAAATTTTGTTGGGGCTTCACGGGAATtagatatagtttttaaaaatgttaaatctcATGTTGTTTCAGAAATTTCAGAATTATTAGCTAATGACCAAACAAACTGGCACTTTATACCACCTCACTCTCCTCACTTCGGGGGATTGTGGGAGTCCGGGGTGAAATCAGTAAAAACACATTTGAAAAGAGTTATTGGTCAAACTTCCCTTACTTTTGAGGAGTTTTATACTCTTTTAACACAAATCGAGTCATGTGTAAACTCCCGTCCTTTAACCTTAATTAATTCTTCCTTAGATGAACCTCCATTAACACCTGGACATTTTTTGATTGGCGAGCCTCCGTTCGTTGTGCCTGATGAACCACTTGAAAATGTAAAATTGAGTCCCCTTCAACGCTGGCGCATGTTACAGCAAATGATGCAAAGCTTTTGGCACCGCTGGCAAAATGAATATTTAGTTTCCCTCCAAAATCGTTCTAAATGGAATAAGGGTTGTCCAGACATAAAGATTGGTACTATTGTTCTAGTGAAAGATGATAGACTGCCACCAGGCAAATGGCTTTTGGGTCGAGTAATTGATAAACATCCAGGTGTGGATGGCATAACTAGAGTAGTGAcacttcaaaataaaactaaaaagtttaaaagacCTATAGTCAAGCTATGCCCTCTACCCATGGACGATTGAGTGATCTTCAATATTATGATTATGAATTTAGTtgttaatttacttttgttaatTAAGGACTAAGTCGTCCTTGGGGTGGCGGGATGTTAGTGTATAAATCTtctaatagatggcgctgatggCAATTTAAATCGCGCTTAAACTATTTCTTTTCGATTGCACGTAGTTTAAAAGTTGATTTGAATAAATTAGTACGGTTCGGTAATATTACGGCGTTTCATTatacaataacatattataaagaATAGTTAATTTTTCTCTGCAACTTGTTCCTGATTAAAACCTCttagacaattttaaaaatttgtctaataaaataaactgttgCTTTTTTTCCTAAACTGAAAGGAACAATAATCTACACCAAAAAATAGACCTCTTACTCTAttgaataaattatcaaaatcgaaaaccttttttatttaaatgcgcttcaaaagcacttttaaatcgtcataatatatattatactggcgaacttcgtatcaccttatttttttctgaaatatagtaataacataatatatcaaaataaaatatagcctatcttttaagttggatgaaactgcacacggtgtgcaaatttgactaaaatcggttaagtagtttaggagtccattgaggaaaaacattgtgacacgagatttatatatattaagaagatTACTGTGCAATTATAtttagtggtcgaaattcaaccttAATTATTTGAAATGATAAGTTTTAACAataggttctgttgtcaaagactattaTACTTCTAtagtaataaactatttttaattaaaaaaaatttaaatatatattttttaaatttattaaaatatatcaaagctTATACCTGTAtcataaatttttgatatttcgaAACGCATCAATGAATTGCCTCTGGAATAAATAAGagttacatattaaatatgCAGTTTCAAGTAATTATCGCGTTTTGCATAGCATTCAGCGGAGCAGCCCTGCGTGAAATATTGTGTAGTTATATCCCTAGAGAAATTATGTAGTGAGCTCGACTTTCCACCTACTATTGTAACTTACATTCGTGCTCCGACAATATATGCATTACGTTTGCATTTTGATTCGTAACGTGCATTCGAAAATGTTCATACAAAGTATTTTGTATGGATCATACAAATTACATTCCATAGATAAATACACAGTAGAAATAAGTAAATCGACTGTGTTATTGAATTTATTCTTAACATTTTATTGCGATAGTAGGAATCTTCTATgtgattaatatattaatagatcgtaaattagatattaatcaaaagttatttatttttttaactacacatataaaacacatgagttcacgttatttttggcgtgaacttgtggaggcctatgtccagcagtggactgtatatatgatgatgatttatttttttagttgtactTTTAATGcagtaatataaaacaaagtggAGTCAAGGCAGAGGCatgtaattaaatcaaaatgtaGTATATTTTGATCGAGGGCTCTTAATTAATTGAGCAGTATAATGGCTTACCAAAgattgtaacatatataaatgttactAATTTGTTTGATGCGTAATTGCTCTTTTCTTTTACTAGGCGTtgcacagctaaattatactgtttCCAAGCAATATTATGTTCCTGTAATGAGTAAAAGAGCTATAAATTGGGGAAAGAGTAAAACGTGAGAGTCTGTAACACGCTTCTAATGATCCTGGTGTTGTAGGTGTCCATGGGTACGGTATCCGCAGATTAGATGgggcgtacgcttgtttgccagttttacagtaaaaatagttaattaaacaCGTAGTACTCATCCACAACCACGTCGAAGAAACAAAAACCTGTGTTGTGCCTAAACTACTGCTTTTGATCGATATTTGGTTTAAAACTTAAAGTTGCACGTAGTAAGAATGTACTTTAATGATACGCTATTTAAGTAAGTGGTAAgtttgccgtgtggtgtcggccaaGTAGAATAGcgaccaccccctttcttcccgtgggggttgtaaaaggcgaccgagggataaacctggcacaaaatcatcagggtcctggagagggaaaactttatttgatacccggaatggggtctccgtcaagcattcgtagcGTAACTctaatgcgaaagactcctgcagctgaattggctccacacgtattgactcgtcgttcctgtgggcttagccagtgaggtcgagagggtggcgcagagcttaggcagctctgcgttttcctgaagagtgtcctagacGACACCGTGTctatctgacactgtctaaatcgccTGTAATAGACGAACTAAAGCCAATGATTTAAGTAAGTGGATGGAAAGaacaacaataattttattttggtattacTTTTAGCCCGTGTATACAAACTTCGATACATAATTAAGTATAAGGCGGGTAGCTGCAAAATACACAACAACACTTTTGTGAGCTctctgtttttatatttaaattaaatatataaatatcagtaTATATGAGTGATATGTGCTAAAGGTTCATAATACCTGTCAGTTAAAGTCCTCTCATAGTAATATTTCTACTAAATTGTACGTAACTCCAGTTTCTGCTGT includes the following:
- the LOC123664611 gene encoding uncharacterized protein LOC123664611, which produces MRTLHQLAEDETVNFPQESAIIKSDIYMDDLMTGASTEEDAIRLQSGLTELLNRGGFKLHKWSSNSESVLSKIPNDDRESQSVVHIKVQGTIKALGIVWNSQTDNFELKLNLDCDTELITKRNVLSAIAKTFDPLGWLAPAIICLKIFMQKLWLAGLDWDEELTPELKAEWLTYIENFANAQTIELPRWLFISNVTSEIELHGFCDASCVAYACVVYLRVRDGDKVNIRLIAAKSRVAPVKQVSLPRLELCGAVLLARMLRVLILELKIDKSNVYAWTDSTIVLAWLRKTPNNWSTFVANRTAEILTCTNSSQWHHIPSICNPADVASRGINPIELQQSELWWNGPTFLKQPTVIANDSHIPETNLELKTKVLTHVCLNENFIDSYLYKFSNLSKLVRVTAYCQRFIQNCKLKGQRNISSFLTATELKSSLNLCIKLSQHKYFEIEIDCLSQGKCVPKKSKLYTLNPYLDKDQIVRVGGRLRNAEIPPYQKSPIVLSHNCQLSKLITIDAHIRTLHGGHQLTLNYIRQKYWIFRVKNLTKIVIKKCIPCFKQSAVPHFPFMGNLPHYRVRPDRPFRTTGTDFAGPFSLKLYPGRCKKLCKAYICLFVCTVTKAIHLEVVSDLTSSAFIAAFKRFTARRGHCKDMWSDCGTNFVGASRELDIVFKNVKSHVVSEISELLANDQTNWHFIPPHSPHFGGLWESGVKSVKTHLKRVIGQTSLTFEEFYTLLTQIESCVNSRPLTLINSSLDEPPLTPGHFLIGEPPFVVPDEPLENVKLSPLQRWRMLQQMMQSFWHRWQNEYLVSLQNRSKWNKGCPDIKIGTIVLVKDDRLPPGKWLLGRVIDKHPGVDGITRVVTLQNKTKKFKRPIVKLCPLPMDD